A genome region from Gammaproteobacteria bacterium includes the following:
- a CDS encoding CatB-related O-acetyltransferase, translating into MLNHGPSPDARYPMAGVVRTGFLKAFITRPNIIVGDYTYYDDPLGPERFEANVLYHFDFIGDRLIIGKFCSIAAEVRFIMNGGNHPTNLLTTYPFPMFGGGWEPARSRVPLERPIKGDTVVGHDVWMGYGAIVMPGVTIGDGAIVATAAVVTNDVPPYAVVGGNPARVIRYRFDQPTIERLRALQWWNWDVGKITRNLRAICGADIVALEGAD; encoded by the coding sequence ATGCTCAATCACGGTCCGTCACCTGATGCGCGATATCCTATGGCTGGCGTCGTGCGTACCGGTTTTCTCAAAGCGTTTATCACGCGACCCAATATCATCGTCGGTGATTACACGTACTACGACGATCCGCTCGGTCCCGAGCGTTTCGAGGCCAACGTGCTTTATCACTTCGATTTCATCGGCGACCGGTTGATTATCGGCAAGTTCTGCTCTATCGCCGCCGAGGTGCGCTTCATCATGAACGGCGGCAATCATCCGACGAACTTGTTGACCACGTATCCGTTTCCAATGTTTGGCGGTGGGTGGGAACCGGCGCGGAGCAGGGTCCCGCTCGAACGACCCATCAAGGGCGACACCGTGGTCGGTCACGACGTATGGATGGGTTACGGCGCTATCGTCATGCCGGGCGTGACGATCGGGGACGGCGCCATTGTCGCGACCGCTGCGGTCGTCACCAACGATGTGCCGCCTTATGCCGTGGTCGGGGGTAATCCAGCTCGGGTCATTCGTTATCGTTTCGATCAACCTACGATCGAACGTCTACGCGCTTTACAGTGGTGGAACTGGGACGTGGGGAAAATCACACGCAACCTGCGAGCGATCTGTGGAGCGGACATCGTCGCACTCGAAGGAGCAGACTAA